One Xiphophorus hellerii strain 12219 chromosome 1, Xiphophorus_hellerii-4.1, whole genome shotgun sequence DNA segment encodes these proteins:
- the prim1 gene encoding DNA primase small subunit isoform X1: MPSSAYDPACLPDLLPLYYRRLFPFAQYYRWLNYGGVHKNYFQNREFSFTLKDDIYVRYQSFSSQSELEKEMQKMNPHKIDIGAVYSHRPNQHNTVKSGSFQALEKELVFDIDMTDYDDVRSCCSAADICSKCWTLMTIAIRILDRALRQDFGFHHLLWVYSGRRGVHCWVCDEAARKLSAAARSAVAEYLSLIKGGEETVKKVVLTDPIHPFIRESLAVVEHYFPQYALQDQNILGRKESEEKVLALVPEDVKKDLQEIFQEERNPERRWRHIEVQAKKKQQTAKKRQYFEKEIMLQYCYPRLDVNVSKGVNHLLKSPFSVHPKTGRISVPIDLTDVDKFDPFAVPTISLICEELDRPKADEDEAKSEDTKEKENEQDSTEKRKIRDYKRTSLAKYVKYFDQFLAGMADSWKGKLLRQSDLQKEF, from the exons ATGCCGTCCTCAGCCTACGATCCGGCGTGTTTGCCGGACTTATTGCCGCTCTACTATCGCCGCCTGTTTCCCTTCGCTCAGTATTACCGCTGGCTGAACTACGGGGGAG TGCACAAGAACTACTTCCAGAACCGGGAGTTCTCCTTCACGCTCAAAGACGACATCTATGTGCGCTACCAGTCGTTCAGCTCACAGAGCGAGCTGGAGAAGGAAATGCAGAAAATGAACCCGCACAAGATCGACATCGGAGCGGTGTACAGTCACAGG CCTAATCAACACAACACAGTGAAGTCAGGCAGCTTCCAGGCTCTGGAGAAGGAGCTGGTGTTTGATATCGATATGACGGATTACGATGATGTTCGAAGCTGCTGCAg TGCTGCAGATATTTGCTCCAAGTGCTGGACACTGATGACCATCGCTATCCGTATTTTGGACAGAGCTCTTCGCC aggACTTTGGTTTCCACCACTTGCTGTGGGTGTATTCAGGCAGAAGAGGAGTTCATTGCTGGGTGTGTGACGAAGCTGCCCGGAAGCTCTCTGCAGCCGCACGGTCCGCTGTGGCAGAATATCTCAGCCTGATTAAG GGTGGTGAAGAGACGGTGAAGAAAGTGGTGCTTACAGATCCAATTCATCCTTTCATCAG AGAGTCTTTAGCAGTGGTGGAGCACTACTTTCCACAATACGCACTACAGGATCAGAACATATTGGGACGCAAGGAGTCTGAAGAGAAAGTCCTGGCTCTCGTACCAGAAG ATGTTAAAAAAGATTTACAGGAGATATTTCAGGAGGAGAGAAACCCAGAGAGACGCTGGCGTCATATTGAAGTCCAAGCCAAAAAGAAACAG CAGACTGCCAAAAAGCGGCAGTACTTTGAAAAGGAGATCATGCTGCAGTACTGCTACCCTCGACTGGACGTCAACGTCAGCAAAGGCGTGAACCATTTACTGAAAAGCCCTTTCAGTGTTCATCCCAAAACAG GGCGCATCTCTGTTCCCATAGATCTTACAGACGTGGACAAGTTTGATCCTTTTGCTGTGCCCACAATCAG tctgaTCTGTGAGGAGCTGGATCGACCCAAGGCAGATGAGGACGAAGCAAAGTCAGAGGACACAAAAGAGAAGGAAAACGAACAAGACTCAACAGAGAAGAGGAAAATCAGAG ATTACAAACGAACCAGTTTGGCAAAGTATGTGAAGTACTTTGATCAGTTTCTGGCTGGAATGGCTGATTCATGGAAAGGAAAGCTTCTCAGACAGAGTG aTCTTCAGAAAGAATTTTGA
- the prim1 gene encoding DNA primase small subunit isoform X2: MPSSAYDPACLPDLLPLYYRRLFPFAQYYRWLNYGGVHKNYFQNREFSFTLKDDIYVRYQSFSSQSELEKEMQKMNPHKIDIGAVYSHRPNQHNTVKSGSFQALEKELVFDIDMTDYDDVRSCCSAADICSKCWTLMTIAIRILDRALRQDFGFHHLLWVYSGRRGVHCWVCDEAARKLSAAARSAVAEYLSLIKGGEETVKKVVLTDPIHPFIRESLAVVEHYFPQYALQDQNILGRKESEEKVLALVPEDVKKDLQEIFQEERNPERRWRHIEVQAKKKQTAKKRQYFEKEIMLQYCYPRLDVNVSKGVNHLLKSPFSVHPKTGRISVPIDLTDVDKFDPFAVPTISLICEELDRPKADEDEAKSEDTKEKENEQDSTEKRKIRDYKRTSLAKYVKYFDQFLAGMADSWKGKLLRQSDLQKEF, encoded by the exons ATGCCGTCCTCAGCCTACGATCCGGCGTGTTTGCCGGACTTATTGCCGCTCTACTATCGCCGCCTGTTTCCCTTCGCTCAGTATTACCGCTGGCTGAACTACGGGGGAG TGCACAAGAACTACTTCCAGAACCGGGAGTTCTCCTTCACGCTCAAAGACGACATCTATGTGCGCTACCAGTCGTTCAGCTCACAGAGCGAGCTGGAGAAGGAAATGCAGAAAATGAACCCGCACAAGATCGACATCGGAGCGGTGTACAGTCACAGG CCTAATCAACACAACACAGTGAAGTCAGGCAGCTTCCAGGCTCTGGAGAAGGAGCTGGTGTTTGATATCGATATGACGGATTACGATGATGTTCGAAGCTGCTGCAg TGCTGCAGATATTTGCTCCAAGTGCTGGACACTGATGACCATCGCTATCCGTATTTTGGACAGAGCTCTTCGCC aggACTTTGGTTTCCACCACTTGCTGTGGGTGTATTCAGGCAGAAGAGGAGTTCATTGCTGGGTGTGTGACGAAGCTGCCCGGAAGCTCTCTGCAGCCGCACGGTCCGCTGTGGCAGAATATCTCAGCCTGATTAAG GGTGGTGAAGAGACGGTGAAGAAAGTGGTGCTTACAGATCCAATTCATCCTTTCATCAG AGAGTCTTTAGCAGTGGTGGAGCACTACTTTCCACAATACGCACTACAGGATCAGAACATATTGGGACGCAAGGAGTCTGAAGAGAAAGTCCTGGCTCTCGTACCAGAAG ATGTTAAAAAAGATTTACAGGAGATATTTCAGGAGGAGAGAAACCCAGAGAGACGCTGGCGTCATATTGAAGTCCAAGCCAAAAAGAAACAG ACTGCCAAAAAGCGGCAGTACTTTGAAAAGGAGATCATGCTGCAGTACTGCTACCCTCGACTGGACGTCAACGTCAGCAAAGGCGTGAACCATTTACTGAAAAGCCCTTTCAGTGTTCATCCCAAAACAG GGCGCATCTCTGTTCCCATAGATCTTACAGACGTGGACAAGTTTGATCCTTTTGCTGTGCCCACAATCAG tctgaTCTGTGAGGAGCTGGATCGACCCAAGGCAGATGAGGACGAAGCAAAGTCAGAGGACACAAAAGAGAAGGAAAACGAACAAGACTCAACAGAGAAGAGGAAAATCAGAG ATTACAAACGAACCAGTTTGGCAAAGTATGTGAAGTACTTTGATCAGTTTCTGGCTGGAATGGCTGATTCATGGAAAGGAAAGCTTCTCAGACAGAGTG aTCTTCAGAAAGAATTTTGA